A window of the Candidatus Methylomirabilota bacterium genome harbors these coding sequences:
- a CDS encoding metallophosphoesterase, which produces MRLAAIGDLHCPSTSPDVLRPLLASVAQEVDVLVLCGDLTERGIEDEARALAQILKAAVKIPIVAVLGNHDCEAARPDAVKAILAEAGVHVLDGDAVEIQGVGFAGVKGFAGGFGPRALQPWGEPTIKSFVHEAVNEALKLESALAKLRTPQQVALLHYAPIEATVVGEPPEIYPFLGSSRLEEPLTRYPVTLVLHGHAHHGSPEGRTRSDVPVYNVAVPLLQRAFPDRPPVRTLELPPIST; this is translated from the coding sequence ATGCGGCTCGCGGCGATCGGTGATCTGCACTGCCCGTCGACCTCGCCGGACGTGCTGAGGCCGCTTCTGGCCAGCGTCGCCCAGGAGGTCGATGTGCTCGTCCTGTGCGGGGACCTCACCGAGCGCGGGATCGAGGACGAGGCCCGCGCGCTGGCCCAGATTCTGAAGGCGGCCGTGAAGATCCCCATCGTCGCCGTGTTAGGCAACCACGATTGCGAGGCGGCGCGGCCGGACGCCGTGAAGGCGATCCTGGCGGAGGCCGGCGTTCACGTGCTCGACGGCGACGCGGTGGAGATCCAGGGCGTGGGCTTCGCCGGCGTCAAGGGCTTCGCGGGCGGGTTCGGCCCGCGCGCGCTCCAGCCCTGGGGCGAGCCCACGATCAAGAGCTTCGTCCACGAGGCGGTGAACGAGGCGCTCAAGCTCGAGTCGGCGCTGGCGAAGCTCCGGACGCCCCAGCAGGTTGCCCTGCTCCACTACGCGCCGATCGAGGCCACCGTGGTCGGGGAGCCTCCCGAGATCTACCCGTTCCTCGGCTCCAGCCGGCTCGAGGAGCCGCTGACGCGCTATCCGGTGACGCTCGTCCTCCACGGCCACGCCCATCACGGCAGCCCCGAGGGGCGCACGCGCAGCGACGTGCCGGTCTACAACGTGGCCGTCCCGCTCCTGCAGCGCGCGTTCCCCGACCGCCCGCCGGTCAGGACGCTCGAGCTCCCCCCGATCTCGACCTGA
- a CDS encoding amidohydrolase, protein MPALSVLLLLIVLLVPAPPPAHGQAGVPAALLHYPEIVLLNGKVVTVDDRFSVREAIAIRDGKILALGTSSEIRALAGPRTRVIDLRGRAVLPGLIDSHVHMLRAGFRWPQEVRLDDATSVDDILARIRERAAKVKPGEWILTLGGWHESQLKERRMPTREELDRAAPQNPVLLHMLLAAAVVNSPAAQALGVTDPSGVVRGAPAVVALKAKLPPVPFEQKVQGLRAVMRDFNALGITSTVEPIGGEMTERDYEPAFELWRRKQMTVRMGLNIVVRDLEGARRWIQALPGRFGDDWLRILGLGEVVIQQMWDQSVAAQFPISRETLGEFQEVVAAATQKGLTLHLHATLESTINTMLGVFEELSRQTPLTALRLVFAHGEHITPAQLERMKRLGMGLTVQDRQVIQGDIMRRVWGESMAGKPPLKAIYQSGVPMGGGTDGTIVAPNSPFVSLWWMITGKMLRGDVARAREHLTREEALRVYTRGSAWVAHTEDRVGSLEPGKLADLIVLTEDYLAVPEDRIPGIRSVLTIVGGNVVYEAQP, encoded by the coding sequence ATGCCCGCCCTCTCCGTCCTCCTGCTCCTGATCGTGCTGCTGGTGCCGGCGCCCCCGCCCGCGCACGGCCAGGCCGGCGTGCCCGCCGCCCTCCTGCACTATCCCGAGATCGTGCTGCTCAACGGCAAGGTGGTCACCGTCGACGACCGCTTCTCCGTCCGGGAGGCGATCGCCATCCGCGACGGCAAGATCCTGGCGCTCGGGACCTCGTCGGAGATCCGCGCCCTGGCCGGGCCCCGGACCCGCGTGATCGATCTCCGCGGCCGCGCCGTCCTGCCCGGCCTCATCGACTCCCACGTCCACATGCTGCGGGCCGGCTTCCGCTGGCCCCAGGAGGTGCGCCTGGACGACGCGACGTCGGTGGACGACATCCTGGCCCGGATCCGCGAGCGCGCGGCCAAGGTGAAGCCCGGCGAGTGGATCCTCACCCTGGGCGGCTGGCACGAGAGCCAGCTCAAGGAGCGGCGCATGCCCACGCGCGAGGAGCTCGACCGCGCGGCGCCGCAGAACCCGGTCCTCCTGCACATGCTGCTCGCCGCCGCCGTCGTCAACAGCCCGGCGGCGCAGGCGCTGGGCGTCACCGACCCCAGCGGCGTCGTCCGAGGGGCGCCGGCCGTCGTCGCGCTGAAGGCGAAGCTGCCGCCGGTGCCGTTCGAGCAGAAGGTGCAGGGGCTGCGCGCGGTGATGCGCGATTTCAATGCGCTGGGAATCACGTCGACGGTGGAGCCGATCGGCGGCGAGATGACGGAGCGCGACTACGAGCCGGCCTTCGAGCTGTGGCGGCGCAAGCAGATGACGGTCCGCATGGGGCTCAACATCGTCGTCAGGGACCTCGAGGGCGCGCGACGGTGGATCCAGGCGCTGCCCGGCCGGTTCGGCGACGATTGGCTCAGGATCCTGGGGCTGGGCGAGGTCGTCATCCAGCAGATGTGGGACCAGTCGGTGGCCGCCCAGTTCCCGATCTCGCGGGAGACGCTCGGCGAGTTCCAGGAGGTCGTGGCGGCCGCCACGCAGAAGGGGCTCACGCTGCATCTGCACGCGACGCTCGAGTCGACGATCAACACCATGCTCGGCGTGTTCGAGGAGCTGTCGCGGCAGACGCCGCTGACCGCCCTGCGCCTGGTCTTCGCCCACGGCGAGCACATCACGCCCGCCCAGCTCGAGCGGATGAAGCGCCTGGGCATGGGCCTTACGGTGCAGGACCGGCAGGTGATCCAGGGCGACATCATGCGGCGGGTGTGGGGCGAGAGCATGGCCGGCAAGCCGCCCCTCAAGGCCATCTACCAGAGCGGCGTGCCGATGGGGGGCGGCACCGACGGCACGATCGTCGCCCCGAACTCGCCGTTCGTCTCGTTGTGGTGGATGATCACCGGCAAGATGCTCCGGGGCGACGTGGCCCGGGCCCGCGAGCACCTCACCCGGGAGGAGGCGCTGCGGGTCTACACGCGGGGCAGCGCGTGGGTCGCCCACACCGAGGACCGGGTCGGGTCGCTGGAGCCGGGCAAGCTCGCCGACCTGATCGTCTTGACGGAGGACTATCTTGCGGTGCCCGAGGACCGGATTCCCGGCATCCGCTCGGTGCTGACAATCGTCGGCGGGAACGTCGTCTACGAGGCCCAGCCCTAA
- a CDS encoding RidA family protein, translating to MTATIERYCANGVYDPPHYSQAIRVNGAQTVLFLAGQVAYDKDGGISHRGDFKGQAREVFRAVKALVEAQGGTLANVVKINTYLTDIRHRADLMPIREEFFGKNRPASTLVQVAALAQPDWLIEVEAIAVI from the coding sequence ATGACGGCCACCATCGAGCGGTATTGCGCCAACGGCGTGTACGATCCTCCGCACTACAGCCAGGCGATCAGGGTGAACGGCGCCCAGACCGTCCTGTTCCTCGCCGGCCAGGTCGCCTACGACAAGGACGGCGGCATCAGCCACCGGGGCGACTTCAAGGGCCAGGCGCGCGAGGTCTTCCGCGCCGTCAAAGCGCTGGTGGAGGCGCAGGGGGGGACGCTGGCCAACGTGGTGAAGATCAACACGTACCTGACCGACATCCGCCACCGCGCCGACCTCATGCCCATTCGCGAGGAGTTCTTCGGCAAGAATCGCCCGGCCTCGACGCTGGTCCAGGTGGCGGCGCTGGCCCAGCCGGACTGGCTGATCGAGGTCGAGGCGATCGCCGTCATCTGA
- a CDS encoding crosslink repair DNA glycosylase YcaQ family protein: protein MNEVGFCSTFYRFPEGVACLWEAVAGRPNPRWPRHSHHDAAIGLTWELKDTLPAAKRVYYGKLLRGRPLLVALDLFPAFYARARGRQRARDYLAEYEAGHLSLTARRIMDAMMKDHPQYTRDLRANTFMLEPAKTREFERAMAELQQGLWLVKTEERYEPTFSYRWDLLEAWLPEATAEGRRLAREAALDRLVERYARGVVFTGERPLARLFGLRVDEVAASVARLVGGRALVEGEVGGWPGRWLVHRDALK, encoded by the coding sequence GTGAACGAGGTGGGATTCTGCTCGACCTTCTACCGCTTTCCGGAAGGCGTGGCCTGTCTGTGGGAGGCGGTGGCCGGGCGGCCTAATCCCCGCTGGCCGCGCCACTCGCATCACGACGCCGCCATCGGGCTCACCTGGGAGCTGAAGGACACGCTGCCGGCCGCCAAGCGCGTCTACTACGGCAAGCTGCTCCGGGGACGGCCCCTGCTGGTGGCGCTCGACCTCTTTCCGGCTTTCTACGCCCGCGCGCGCGGGCGGCAGCGGGCCCGCGACTACCTGGCTGAGTACGAGGCCGGCCACCTCAGCCTGACGGCCAGGCGAATCATGGACGCCATGATGAAGGATCATCCGCAGTACACGCGCGACCTTCGCGCCAACACCTTCATGCTGGAGCCGGCCAAGACGCGCGAGTTCGAGCGCGCCATGGCCGAGCTGCAGCAGGGGCTGTGGCTGGTCAAGACCGAGGAGCGCTACGAGCCGACCTTCTCTTACCGCTGGGACTTGCTGGAGGCGTGGCTGCCCGAGGCCACGGCGGAAGGACGGCGGCTCGCCCGGGAGGCCGCGCTGGATCGGCTGGTGGAACGCTATGCCCGGGGCGTGGTGTTCACCGGGGAGCGGCCACTGGCGCGGCTGTTCGGCCTGCGGGTCGACGAGGTCGCGGCCTCGGTGGCGCGGTTGGTGGGGGGCCGCGCGCTGGTCGAGGGTGAGGTGGGCGGGTGGCCCGGACGATGGCTGGTGCATCGGGACGCGCTGAAGTGA
- a CDS encoding 4a-hydroxytetrahydrobiopterin dehydratase, whose product MNRLAGEKCVACRSDAPPVTETEMRELEPQIPGWSVVERDGIRRLERVFGFPDFAAALAFTNRVGAIAEEEGHHPALLTEWGRVTVTWWTHAIRGLHRNDFIMAAKTDALYKR is encoded by the coding sequence ATGAACCGCCTGGCGGGCGAGAAGTGCGTCGCCTGCCGGAGCGACGCGCCGCCCGTGACCGAGACGGAGATGCGCGAGCTCGAGCCCCAGATTCCCGGCTGGAGCGTCGTCGAGCGCGACGGGATCAGGCGGCTGGAGCGCGTCTTCGGCTTCCCCGACTTCGCCGCCGCCCTGGCTTTCACCAACCGGGTGGGGGCCATCGCGGAAGAGGAGGGCCACCATCCCGCCCTCCTCACCGAGTGGGGGCGGGTCACCGTGACCTGGTGGACCCACGCCATCCGGGGGCTGCACCGCAACGACTTCATCATGGCGGCCAAGACGGACGCGCTCTATAAGCGGTAG
- a CDS encoding DUF3750 domain-containing protein — protein sequence MTWALPWLALAAIAGCAGLPRSDWGQARRDSSGQAPDPGIIREAVVQVYAARAVGWRGVLAVHTWIAVKPSGAPAYTRYEVIGWGVDRGAPAVRVNRAGPDNYWFGSRPRLLVERRGDGVDALIARIEAAVTAYPYGSSYRTWPGPNSNTFTAYIARAVPELRLDLPPTAIGKDFLPGGAVLATSPSGLGVQLSLLGLAGVLVGWEEGLEVNLLGLTFGLDLKEPALKLPGAGRLGVP from the coding sequence ATGACGTGGGCGCTGCCGTGGCTCGCGCTGGCGGCGATCGCCGGATGCGCCGGGCTACCGCGGAGTGACTGGGGGCAGGCGCGACGCGATTCGTCGGGACAGGCGCCCGATCCTGGAATCATCAGGGAGGCAGTCGTTCAGGTGTACGCGGCCCGCGCGGTCGGCTGGCGCGGCGTGCTCGCCGTGCACACGTGGATCGCGGTCAAGCCCAGCGGCGCCCCCGCCTACACGCGCTACGAGGTCATCGGCTGGGGCGTGGATCGCGGAGCGCCGGCCGTGCGCGTCAACCGCGCAGGACCCGACAACTACTGGTTCGGCAGCCGCCCCCGCCTGCTCGTCGAGCGCCGGGGCGACGGTGTCGACGCGCTGATCGCCCGGATCGAAGCCGCCGTCACCGCCTATCCCTACGGCTCGTCGTACCGCACGTGGCCGGGGCCGAACAGCAATACCTTCACCGCCTACATCGCGCGGGCCGTTCCCGAGTTGCGGCTCGACCTGCCCCCGACCGCGATCGGCAAGGACTTCCTGCCCGGCGGCGCCGTCCTGGCCACGAGCCCGAGCGGCCTCGGCGTGCAGCTCTCGCTCCTGGGGCTGGCCGGTGTGCTCGTCGGCTGGGAGGAAGGCCTCGAGGTGAACCTGCTGGGCCTGACCTTCGGCCTGGACCTCAAGGAGCCCGCGCTGAAGCTGCCGGGCGCCGGGCGTCTGGGCGTGCCCTGA
- a CDS encoding lysophospholipid acyltransferase family protein has protein sequence MSVHGGPGYRLVRGFARLVLGLFYRRLEVVGAERVPAGGALILAANHQNALVDPMLLLAAVERRLVPLAKAPLFRHPLIGPFLRLVGAIAVHRREDPGSDPALNQAMFRSVIAWLQAGGALLIFPEGGSRPEPALRPLRSGAARMLLAAEAASGGALGVRLVPAGLVFHEPGGFRTGRALVIIGEPLPTADCIALYATDPAAAVRRLTDRLAERLRAVMVEADDRQTLQLLELLGTMWRQEFADVARDPGARAQWMQRAMRAYRYLQRAQPRRAAGFRRSVEHYAKALDLAGVGAQQLSRSYARGVVWRYALREGLSLLLGLPLALLGMVLHLAPYLSTAGAVRALRPDPDEQATYGIAAATVLYPACWALGGWVAWQLGGGAWLTAYILALAPAGFFALGWRARLERLRREARTFLHFLLHRDLHRRLAARRRALVNEMTTLARAVPESVLDGDSPRAKN, from the coding sequence GTGAGCGTGCACGGCGGGCCGGGTTACCGGCTGGTCCGCGGCTTCGCCCGCCTCGTGCTCGGTCTCTTCTATCGGCGGCTGGAGGTGGTGGGCGCCGAGCGGGTGCCGGCGGGCGGTGCGCTGATCCTCGCGGCGAACCACCAGAATGCCCTGGTGGACCCGATGCTGCTGCTGGCGGCGGTCGAGCGGCGGCTGGTCCCGCTCGCCAAGGCGCCGCTCTTCCGTCATCCGCTCATCGGTCCGTTCCTGCGGCTGGTGGGTGCGATCGCCGTCCACCGGCGGGAGGACCCGGGCTCGGATCCCGCGCTGAATCAGGCGATGTTCCGCTCCGTCATCGCCTGGCTCCAGGCGGGCGGCGCTCTCTTGATCTTTCCGGAGGGTGGCAGCCGGCCCGAGCCCGCGCTCCGCCCGCTCCGCTCCGGTGCCGCCCGCATGCTGCTCGCGGCCGAGGCGGCGAGCGGGGGCGCGCTGGGCGTGCGGCTGGTGCCGGCCGGACTCGTCTTCCACGAGCCGGGCGGCTTCCGCACCGGCCGGGCGCTGGTCATCATCGGCGAGCCCCTGCCGACCGCCGACTGCATCGCGCTCTACGCCACGGATCCGGCGGCGGCGGTCCGCCGCCTGACCGACCGACTGGCCGAGCGGCTCCGGGCCGTCATGGTGGAGGCGGACGATCGCCAGACGTTGCAGCTCCTCGAGCTGCTGGGGACGATGTGGCGCCAGGAATTCGCGGACGTCGCGCGCGACCCGGGCGCGCGCGCGCAGTGGATGCAGCGGGCGATGCGGGCCTACCGATACCTGCAGCGCGCGCAGCCCCGGCGCGCCGCGGGCTTTCGCCGGAGCGTGGAGCATTACGCCAAGGCGCTGGACCTGGCGGGCGTCGGCGCGCAGCAGCTCTCGCGCTCCTACGCGCGGGGCGTCGTCTGGCGCTACGCGCTCCGCGAGGGCCTGTCGCTCCTGCTCGGGCTGCCGCTGGCGCTCCTCGGTATGGTGCTGCACCTGGCGCCGTACCTGTCGACGGCGGGCGCCGTCCGTGCGCTGCGCCCCGATCCCGACGAACAGGCGACCTACGGGATCGCCGCCGCGACCGTGCTGTACCCGGCGTGCTGGGCCCTGGGAGGCTGGGTGGCCTGGCAGCTCGGGGGTGGCGCGTGGCTCACGGCCTACATCCTCGCGCTGGCGCCGGCCGGCTTCTTCGCCCTGGGCTGGCGGGCGCGGCTCGAGCGGCTGCGGCGGGAGGCGCGCACGTTCTTGCACTTCCTCCTGCACCGCGATCTCCACCGTCGGCTGGCCGCCCGCCGTCGGGCGCTCGTGAACGAGATGACGACCCTGGCCCGCGCGGTGCCCGAATCCGTATTAGACGGCGATTCCCCGCGCGCTAAGAACTGA